Proteins encoded by one window of Mycolicibacterium cosmeticum:
- a CDS encoding LLM class flavin-dependent oxidoreductase produces the protein MKISLFYEFPLPRPWAEDDEHQLFQHGLDEVELADKAGFSTVWLTEHHFLEEYCHSTAPELFLAAASQRTENIRLGFGVMHLPPPINHPARIAERVATLDHLSNGRVEFGTGEGSSVAELGGFDIDPADKRTMWEEALEVSVRCMTEAPFTGFKGEHVEMPARNVVPKPLQGPHPPVWVACTRPSSVQMAAQKAIGALSFAYTGPEALKERVDGYYREFEEQGTPVTPAINPNLLAIGGDLSMMVAKSDEEALTRLGIGGGFFSFGIMHYYLTGMHTPGRTGVWELYEKAVKDDPTLAYGPGRGAIGSPDTVREFLRGYEASGVDEIILLLNPRSHEGTMESIEIMGKEILPEFIERDAEAVAAKAKRLEPVIEKVEARRRPSDAPLFDETYSFGGLPTGRGGKFTAGEIPEAMAEINEGRVKAAQLEKEKREARS, from the coding sequence ATGAAAATCTCGCTGTTCTACGAGTTTCCGCTGCCACGGCCCTGGGCCGAGGACGACGAGCACCAGTTGTTCCAGCACGGGCTCGACGAAGTGGAGTTGGCCGACAAGGCCGGCTTCTCCACCGTGTGGCTTACCGAGCATCACTTCCTTGAGGAGTACTGCCACTCGACGGCACCGGAGCTGTTCCTGGCGGCGGCCAGCCAGCGCACCGAGAACATCCGGCTGGGCTTCGGCGTGATGCACCTGCCGCCGCCGATCAACCACCCGGCCCGCATCGCCGAGCGCGTCGCCACCCTGGATCACCTGTCCAACGGCCGCGTCGAATTCGGTACCGGCGAGGGCTCTTCGGTCGCCGAACTCGGCGGGTTCGACATCGACCCGGCCGACAAACGCACCATGTGGGAGGAGGCGCTGGAGGTGTCCGTCCGCTGTATGACCGAAGCGCCGTTCACCGGATTCAAGGGTGAGCATGTCGAGATGCCGGCCCGCAATGTGGTGCCGAAGCCGCTGCAGGGCCCACACCCACCCGTGTGGGTGGCGTGCACCCGGCCGTCATCGGTGCAGATGGCCGCCCAGAAGGCGATCGGGGCATTGAGTTTCGCGTATACCGGTCCCGAGGCACTCAAGGAGCGGGTGGACGGCTACTACCGGGAATTCGAAGAGCAGGGCACGCCCGTCACCCCCGCGATCAACCCGAACCTGCTCGCCATCGGCGGTGACCTGTCGATGATGGTGGCCAAGTCCGACGAAGAGGCGCTCACGCGGTTGGGCATCGGCGGCGGATTCTTCTCGTTCGGCATCATGCACTACTACCTGACCGGCATGCACACGCCCGGCCGCACCGGGGTGTGGGAGCTCTACGAGAAGGCCGTCAAGGACGATCCCACGCTGGCCTACGGCCCGGGGCGCGGCGCCATCGGATCACCGGACACGGTGCGCGAGTTCCTGCGCGGCTACGAGGCCAGCGGCGTCGACGAGATCATCCTGCTGCTCAACCCGCGCAGTCACGAGGGCACCATGGAGTCCATCGAGATCATGGGCAAGGAGATCCTGCCCGAGTTCATCGAACGCGACGCCGAGGCCGTGGCGGCCAAGGCCAAGCGCCTGGAACCCGTCATCGAGAAGGTCGAGGCGCGTCGCCGGCCGTCGGATGCTCCGCTGTTCGACGAGACCTACTCCTTCGGGGGCCTGCCCACCGGCCGGGGCGGCAAGTTCACCGCCGGTGAGATTCCGGAGGCGATGGCCGAGATCAACGAGGGCCGGGTGAAGGCCGCGCAGTTGGAGAAGGAAAAGCGCGAGGCGAGAAGCTGA
- a CDS encoding FAD-binding protein, producing MSDASDHFDHTVDVLVIGSGAGGMTAALRANAAGLDTLVVEKSPKFGGSSALSGGGIWVPGAPSQRKAGYSPDPDGVFRYLKTITGGLVSDERLRAYVDTAPAMMEFLEKTSSWFEFVWKPGYADYYPELPGGSARGSTINVPEIDLRTLGDEEQNLLAPLALAPKGIWFAPKDLRLFYQVRQNWRGKAVLVKLIWRMIRARVFGDRMAAIGQSLMARMRLALKEKNIPLWLSAPMTELITDIDGNVVGAVVQRDGSVLRVAVRRGVIIASGGFDHHMDWRRQYLPLLEKDWSFGNPAATGDGIRAGEKVGAATDLLDEAWWFPAMCWPDGRLQFMLNERMMPAQFVINGAGKRFVNEAAPYMDFAHAMIQGQQNGITHIPCWLITDIRSFHRYVVGGHLPIPKIPFAPVPTGRRIPQSWLDSGIVVAADSFKDLAAKIGVPPDELQRTAFRFNELAAKGHDDDFDRGDSAYDNYYGDPTLPNPNLAPLGKPPYLAFQIILGDLGTSGGLRTDEHARVLRDDGSVIGGLYATGNASAAVMGRSYAGAGATIGPAMTFGYVAAGHIFDNSPQSDREVPA from the coding sequence ATGAGCGACGCCAGCGACCATTTCGACCACACCGTCGATGTCCTGGTCATCGGATCCGGGGCGGGTGGCATGACGGCTGCGCTGCGGGCGAACGCGGCGGGCCTGGACACCCTCGTCGTGGAGAAGTCACCGAAATTCGGTGGCTCGTCGGCCCTGTCCGGCGGTGGCATCTGGGTGCCGGGTGCGCCGTCGCAGCGCAAGGCCGGGTATTCGCCCGACCCGGACGGGGTCTTCCGGTACCTGAAGACCATCACCGGCGGGTTGGTCAGCGACGAGCGGCTGCGCGCTTACGTCGACACGGCCCCGGCGATGATGGAGTTCCTGGAGAAGACCAGCAGCTGGTTCGAATTCGTCTGGAAGCCCGGGTACGCCGACTACTACCCGGAGCTGCCCGGTGGTTCGGCGCGCGGCAGCACGATCAACGTGCCCGAGATCGACCTGCGCACGCTCGGCGACGAGGAACAGAATCTGCTCGCTCCACTGGCGCTGGCGCCGAAGGGAATCTGGTTCGCCCCCAAGGATCTACGGCTGTTCTACCAGGTCCGGCAGAACTGGCGGGGCAAGGCGGTGCTGGTCAAGTTGATCTGGCGGATGATCCGGGCCCGGGTGTTCGGTGATCGGATGGCCGCCATCGGGCAATCCCTGATGGCGCGGATGCGGCTGGCGCTGAAGGAGAAGAACATCCCGTTGTGGTTGTCGGCGCCGATGACCGAACTCATCACCGATATCGACGGGAACGTGGTCGGCGCGGTGGTGCAACGCGACGGCAGCGTGCTGCGGGTGGCGGTCCGGCGCGGCGTGATCATCGCGTCCGGCGGCTTCGACCATCACATGGATTGGCGCAGACAGTACCTCCCGCTACTCGAAAAGGACTGGAGCTTCGGCAATCCCGCGGCCACCGGGGACGGCATCCGGGCGGGGGAGAAGGTCGGTGCCGCCACCGACCTCCTGGACGAGGCATGGTGGTTCCCGGCCATGTGTTGGCCCGACGGGCGGCTGCAGTTCATGCTCAACGAGCGGATGATGCCTGCGCAGTTCGTGATCAACGGTGCAGGCAAGCGGTTCGTCAACGAGGCCGCTCCGTACATGGATTTCGCGCACGCCATGATCCAGGGCCAGCAGAACGGCATCACACACATCCCGTGCTGGCTGATCACCGATATCAGGTCCTTCCACCGATACGTGGTCGGCGGCCATCTGCCCATCCCCAAGATCCCGTTCGCCCCGGTGCCAACGGGCCGCAGAATTCCGCAGTCCTGGTTGGATTCGGGCATCGTGGTGGCCGCCGACAGTTTCAAGGACCTGGCGGCGAAGATCGGCGTACCGCCCGATGAACTGCAGCGCACCGCCTTCCGCTTCAACGAGCTGGCCGCCAAGGGGCACGACGACGACTTCGACCGCGGTGACAGCGCGTATGACAACTATTACGGCGACCCGACCCTGCCCAACCCGAATCTCGCTCCGCTGGGCAAGCCACCGTACCTGGCCTTCCAGATCATCCTCGGCGACCTGGGCACCTCGGGCGGACTGCGCACCGACGAGCACGCCCGGGTGCTGCGCGACGACGGCAGTGTGATCGGCGGGCTGTATGCCACCGGCAACGCGTCGGCGGCGGTGATGGGTCGCAGCTACGCCGGGGCCGGCGCCACCATCGGACCCGCGATGACGTTCGGTTACGTCGCCGCCGGTCACATCTTCGACAACTCCCCCCAATCCGACCGAGAGGTACCCGCATGA
- a CDS encoding 3-carboxyethylcatechol 2,3-dioxygenase, giving the protein MSRIALCCMSHSPLLNLPGPSVELLDDINNHLAQARAFAADFDPELVVVFSPDHYNGFFYRLMPPFCIGGAATAVGDYGTYSGPLDVPAALADQMVTAVWDAGVDVSLSAAMEVDHGTVQPLEVLFGDAGSRPVIPVFINSVATPLGPLKRVRALGAAIGDFLGGLGKRVLIVGSGGLSHDPPVPTLATAPPAALARIVGGAPMTPEGRAARQEAVIAAARDFAHGRSSLQPLNPEWDRALLDLIDSNRLAELDGWSNEWIAHEAGNSAHEIRTWVAAFAALAATGDYQTEQRYYRAAPELIAGFAIRTAVVV; this is encoded by the coding sequence CTGCTGGATGACATCAACAACCACCTCGCCCAGGCCCGCGCCTTCGCCGCGGACTTCGATCCGGAGCTCGTCGTCGTCTTCTCCCCGGACCACTACAACGGATTCTTCTACCGGCTGATGCCGCCCTTCTGCATCGGTGGTGCCGCGACCGCAGTGGGCGATTACGGCACCTACTCCGGCCCGCTGGACGTCCCCGCCGCACTGGCCGACCAGATGGTGACGGCCGTCTGGGACGCCGGCGTCGACGTCTCACTCTCGGCAGCCATGGAGGTCGACCACGGGACGGTGCAACCGCTGGAGGTGCTGTTCGGTGACGCCGGTTCGCGACCGGTGATCCCGGTGTTCATCAACTCGGTGGCCACCCCGCTCGGCCCACTCAAGCGGGTCCGCGCCTTGGGCGCCGCCATCGGCGACTTTCTCGGCGGCCTCGGTAAGCGTGTGCTGATCGTGGGATCCGGTGGGCTGTCGCATGATCCACCGGTGCCGACGCTGGCGACCGCCCCACCGGCGGCGCTGGCCCGCATCGTCGGCGGGGCGCCGATGACGCCGGAGGGCAGGGCGGCGCGTCAAGAGGCCGTCATCGCGGCGGCCCGCGACTTCGCGCACGGCCGCAGCTCCCTGCAGCCGTTGAACCCGGAATGGGACCGCGCCCTGCTCGACCTGATCGACAGCAATCGGCTGGCCGAGCTGGACGGTTGGAGCAACGAGTGGATCGCCCACGAAGCCGGCAACTCCGCACACGAGATCAGGACCTGGGTGGCGGCCTTCGCGGCGCTGGCCGCGACGGGGGACTACCAGACCGAGCAGCGCTACTACCGCGCCGCTCCCGAGCTGATCGCGGGCTTCGCGATCCGGACGGCGGTCGTGGTATGA